From a region of the Toxotes jaculatrix isolate fToxJac2 chromosome 7, fToxJac2.pri, whole genome shotgun sequence genome:
- the susd1 gene encoding sushi domain-containing protein 1 isoform X1 produces MIVVFLLCVIAGMPAAGQILDVCTTCHVNATCDHKSDGSGKVCNCKYGFVGNGRTFCIDKDECQIGATKICGQHTTCHNTYGSYYCTCRSGYSPSNNMPIFIPNDGTHCQDIDECRITGLCGEGGQCRNLEGSFECSCQLGYQVHNGVEPFNPHRDKASCKVVDCGQPVSVEDAVLLSVTGTTYGSIATYACDEGFIWARGENASVCGANGQWRGPTMVCEEVDCGTPPALPHSHMLWNKSSRIGTVVVYQCNSGYRNVGKGNVSICTAAGNWEEPPVFCQETLCGNPPISESTEQVWDGNTAPGSTVLYFCKKGYFNKGGHNVSVCNENGQWTPPTLSCQEILCGDPPILPHTGQVWNGSSTPGSTVTYYCKIGSNHSEGNNVSLCTVNGYWTKPNISCKEVRCSVPPPIPHSVMLWDKMSTVGSRVVYQCQSGYQNVGEGNVSVCTARGEWEEASLLCQEINCREPVLKPHSKTLWDGTSHIGSVVYYQCDEGYHTRSLKNFSVCGENGQWEDIDLWCEEISCGSPLILPHTNLLWDHTSRPGSMVLYECMDGFYLESGNNISVCSVSGQWGKVSVKCQAKCGPVPFLANSEVVWHNRSVVVHRCVDRYHSWRGSNVSVCGISGLWQKATLRCIEIKPPINHLYVLNEKCLHWKAEKYEEDTEVYKVTYIGSRDYQRSFHDKRKRSLSSKADQLELCLNLLPVTNYSISITAVSARFTATITTNTSLPVPPAPVVYYREFETPVPTLRLRRSANTLDPISSYQVFVLLVEEIMVFDCSCPGHPDPSSKSKSSSQYITAQILVRHIGTEMNFTVGDGLYYGGFYNAPLKNGRNYYIIVRVVSQWKTDLKSSCVLWARIRGTSYVLKVSLLSSAASVGLLALVLLSGYSFIRFFKKT; encoded by the exons ATGATCGTggtttttctgctctgtgtcattGCAG GTATGCCAGCAGCAGGCCAAATTCTGGATGTATGTACCACCTGCCACGTTAATGCCACGTGTGACCACAAGTCAGACGGCTCTGGTAAAGTTTGTAATTGCAAGTACGGGTTTGTTGGAAATGGAAGAACCTTCTGTATAG ATAAAGATGAGTGTCAGATAGGAGCCACTAAGATCTGCGGGCAGCACACCACTTGCCACAACACATATGGCAGCTACTACTGTACCTGCCGGTCTGGCTACAGCCCCTCTAACAACATGCCCATCTTCATACCAAATGATGGAACCCACTGCCAGG acatTGACGAGTGCAGGATCACAGGGCTGTGTGGAGAGGGAGGTCAGTGCAGGAACCTGGAGGGTAGTTTTGAGTGCAGCTGTCAGCTGGGATACCAAGTCCACAATGGAGTGGAGCCATTTAATCCTCACAGAGACAAAGCTTCCTGCAAAG tGGTCGACTGTGGCCAGCCTGTCTCTGTGGAGGATGCggtgctgctgtcagtcacagggACCACATATGGCAGCATAGCCACGTATGCCTGTGATGAAGGCTTCATTTGGGCGAGAGGAGAAAACGCCTCTGTGTGTGGAGCTAATGGGCAGTGGAGAGGACCAACCATGGTCTGTGAAG AGGTTGACTGTGGCACCCCCCCTGCCctccctcactcacacatgctgTGGAATAAGAGCTCAAGGATTGGCACTGTGGTGGTTTATCAGTGTAACTCTGGCTATCGTAATGTTGGAAAGGGAAATGTCTCCATTTGTACTGCGGCTGGAAACTGGGAAGAGCCGCCTGTGTTCTGCCAAG AGACTTTGTGTGGAAATCCTCCTATAAGTGAATCCACTGAGCAGGTGTGGGATGGTAACACAGCTCCTGGCAGCACTGTACTCTATTTCTGTAAAAAGGGTTATTTTAACAAAGGAGGACATAATGTATCGGTCTGTAATGAAAATGGTCAGTGGACACCCCCGACTCTGTCATGCCAAG AGATATTATGTGGGGATCCACCTATACTGCCCCACACTGGACAAGTGTGGAATGGCAGCTCTACCCCTGGAAGCACAGTGACTTACTACTGTAAAATAGGATCTAATCACAGTGAAGGAAATAATGTGTCATTGTGCACAGTTAATGGTTACTGGACAAAGCCAAACATCTCATGCAAAG AAGTTCGATGTAGTGTGCCACCACCCATTCCTCACTCAGTCATGCTGTGGGATAAAATGTCAACTGTGGGCTCTCGAGTTGTTTATCAGTGTCAGTCTGGATATCAAAATGTTGGAGAGGGAAATGTATCAGTTTGCACTGCCCGTGGAGAATGGGAGGAGGCGTCTCTGCTCTGTCAAG AAATCAATTGCAGAGAGCCTGTTTTGAAACCTCATTCTAAAACACTATGGGATGGCACATCACACATTGGCAGTGTGGTGTATTACCAGTGTGATGAAGGATATCACACCAGGAGCCTGAAAAACTTCTCAGTATGTGGAGAGAATGGACAGTGGGAGGATATTGATCTGTGGTGTGAAG aAATAAGCTGTGGTTCCCCACTAATCCTTCCCCATACTAACCTCCTGTGGGACCACACCAGCAGACCAGGCAGCATGGTACTGTATGAGTGTATGGACGGATTTTACCTGGAGAGTGGAAATAACATTTCAGTATGTTCAGTATCAGGACAGTGGGGGAAAGTATCTGTAAAGTGCCAAG ctaaATGTGGCCCAGTTCCTTTCCTTGCCAACTCAGAGGTGGTATGGCATAACAGAAGTGTAGTAGTCCACCGCTGTGTGGATCGATATCACAGCTGGAGGGGCAGCAACGTCTCTGTGTGTGGCATCTCTGGGCTGTGGCAGAAAGCTACTCTGAGATGCATAG AAATAAAGCCACCCATCAATCACCTCTATGTTCtcaatgaaaaatgtttgcacTGGAAAGCAGAGAAGTATGAGGAGGATACAGAGGTTTACAAG GTGACATACATCGGATCCAGAGACTACCAGAGGTCTTTTCATGATAAAAGGAAGCGGTCTCTGAGCTCCAAGGCCGACCAGCTGGAGCTCTGTCTCAACCTGCTTCCTGTCACAAACTACAGCATCTCCATCACTGCAGTGTCTGCCAGATTCACAGCAACCATCACCACTAATACCAGTTTACCAG TGCCTCCAGCACCGGTTGTTTACTACAGAGAATTTGAGACTCCTGTACCAACTTTGAGGCTACGCAGGTCTGCCAACACACTGGACCCGATAAG TTCGTACCAAGTGTTTGTGCTTCTTGTGGAGGAGATTATGGTGTTTGACTGTTCCTGTCCTGGACACCCAGACCCCTCAAGCAAAAGCAAATCCTCCTCTCAGTACATCACTGCCCAGATCCTGGTCAGACATATTGGAACAGAGATGAACTTCACTGTTGGGGATGGACTCTACTATGGAGGTTTCTATAACGCACCACTGAAGAACGGCAGGAACTATTATATCATCGTACGAGTTGTCAGTCAGTGGAAAACA GATTTAAAAAGCTCCTGTGTCCTGTGGGCTAGAATAAGAG GCACATCCTatgttctgaaggtttcattgctCTCTTCTGCTGCATCAGTAGGGCTGCTTGCTTTGGTCCTTTTGAGTGGATACAGTTTCATCAG gtttttcaaGAAGACATGA
- the susd1 gene encoding sushi domain-containing protein 1 isoform X2, with amino-acid sequence MIVVFLLCVIAGMPAAGQILDVCTTCHVNATCDHKSDGSGKVCNCKYGFVGNGRTFCIDKDECQIGATKICGQHTTCHNTYGSYYCTCRSGYSPSNNMPIFIPNDGTHCQDIDECRITGLCGEGGQCRNLEGSFECSCQLGYQVHNGVEPFNPHRDKASCKVVDCGQPVSVEDAVLLSVTGTTYGSIATYACDEGFIWARGENASVCGANGQWRGPTMVCEEVDCGTPPALPHSHMLWNKSSRIGTVVVYQCNSGYRNVGKGNVSICTAAGNWEEPPVFCQAKCGPVPFLANSEVVWHNRSVVVHRCVDRYHSWRGSNVSVCGISGLWQKATLRCIEIKPPINHLYVLNEKCLHWKAEKYEEDTEVYKVTYIGSRDYQRSFHDKRKRSLSSKADQLELCLNLLPVTNYSISITAVSARFTATITTNTSLPVPPAPVVYYREFETPVPTLRLRRSANTLDPISSYQVFVLLVEEIMVFDCSCPGHPDPSSKSKSSSQYITAQILVRHIGTEMNFTVGDGLYYGGFYNAPLKNGRNYYIIVRVVSQWKTDLKSSCVLWARIRGTSYVLKVSLLSSAASVGLLALVLLSGYSFIRFFKKT; translated from the exons ATGATCGTggtttttctgctctgtgtcattGCAG GTATGCCAGCAGCAGGCCAAATTCTGGATGTATGTACCACCTGCCACGTTAATGCCACGTGTGACCACAAGTCAGACGGCTCTGGTAAAGTTTGTAATTGCAAGTACGGGTTTGTTGGAAATGGAAGAACCTTCTGTATAG ATAAAGATGAGTGTCAGATAGGAGCCACTAAGATCTGCGGGCAGCACACCACTTGCCACAACACATATGGCAGCTACTACTGTACCTGCCGGTCTGGCTACAGCCCCTCTAACAACATGCCCATCTTCATACCAAATGATGGAACCCACTGCCAGG acatTGACGAGTGCAGGATCACAGGGCTGTGTGGAGAGGGAGGTCAGTGCAGGAACCTGGAGGGTAGTTTTGAGTGCAGCTGTCAGCTGGGATACCAAGTCCACAATGGAGTGGAGCCATTTAATCCTCACAGAGACAAAGCTTCCTGCAAAG tGGTCGACTGTGGCCAGCCTGTCTCTGTGGAGGATGCggtgctgctgtcagtcacagggACCACATATGGCAGCATAGCCACGTATGCCTGTGATGAAGGCTTCATTTGGGCGAGAGGAGAAAACGCCTCTGTGTGTGGAGCTAATGGGCAGTGGAGAGGACCAACCATGGTCTGTGAAG AGGTTGACTGTGGCACCCCCCCTGCCctccctcactcacacatgctgTGGAATAAGAGCTCAAGGATTGGCACTGTGGTGGTTTATCAGTGTAACTCTGGCTATCGTAATGTTGGAAAGGGAAATGTCTCCATTTGTACTGCGGCTGGAAACTGGGAAGAGCCGCCTGTGTTCTGCCAAG ctaaATGTGGCCCAGTTCCTTTCCTTGCCAACTCAGAGGTGGTATGGCATAACAGAAGTGTAGTAGTCCACCGCTGTGTGGATCGATATCACAGCTGGAGGGGCAGCAACGTCTCTGTGTGTGGCATCTCTGGGCTGTGGCAGAAAGCTACTCTGAGATGCATAG AAATAAAGCCACCCATCAATCACCTCTATGTTCtcaatgaaaaatgtttgcacTGGAAAGCAGAGAAGTATGAGGAGGATACAGAGGTTTACAAG GTGACATACATCGGATCCAGAGACTACCAGAGGTCTTTTCATGATAAAAGGAAGCGGTCTCTGAGCTCCAAGGCCGACCAGCTGGAGCTCTGTCTCAACCTGCTTCCTGTCACAAACTACAGCATCTCCATCACTGCAGTGTCTGCCAGATTCACAGCAACCATCACCACTAATACCAGTTTACCAG TGCCTCCAGCACCGGTTGTTTACTACAGAGAATTTGAGACTCCTGTACCAACTTTGAGGCTACGCAGGTCTGCCAACACACTGGACCCGATAAG TTCGTACCAAGTGTTTGTGCTTCTTGTGGAGGAGATTATGGTGTTTGACTGTTCCTGTCCTGGACACCCAGACCCCTCAAGCAAAAGCAAATCCTCCTCTCAGTACATCACTGCCCAGATCCTGGTCAGACATATTGGAACAGAGATGAACTTCACTGTTGGGGATGGACTCTACTATGGAGGTTTCTATAACGCACCACTGAAGAACGGCAGGAACTATTATATCATCGTACGAGTTGTCAGTCAGTGGAAAACA GATTTAAAAAGCTCCTGTGTCCTGTGGGCTAGAATAAGAG GCACATCCTatgttctgaaggtttcattgctCTCTTCTGCTGCATCAGTAGGGCTGCTTGCTTTGGTCCTTTTGAGTGGATACAGTTTCATCAG gtttttcaaGAAGACATGA
- the zbtb26 gene encoding zinc finger and BTB domain-containing protein 26 encodes MAQNQVILQFRFATFGDSMLQKMNLLRHQRRFCDVTVRINQLEVPGHKVVFAAGSSFLRDQFILQQDSKEVQISMIQEAEVGRQLLLSCYTGQLEFPELELVHYLTVASFLQMGHIVEQCTQALSKFIKPQVDVDMKREKKEEGLPFQIQREQERSQVRTFHQKEEKQEKAEDGNSGDGDGDDDDDDDDDDDDDDDEDDIIIQSKSPPQSLSRRPRQGVAENDITIVKVESVSDVVENSITCHLPTNPPAALHSPEPQHSLINSTVDSRSSEIAIPSSMVGYPVTRPPLSPPAEKYSPFQRNYDKPLQWYHQCPKCARVFRQLENYANHLKMHKLFMCLLCGKTFTQKGNLHRHMRVHAGIKPFQCKICGKTFTQKCSLLDHLNLHSGDKPHRCNYCDMVFAHKPVLRKHLKQIHGKNSFDNANEGSLHDGGLDFDFGPI; translated from the coding sequence ATGGCCCAGAACCAGGTGATCCTGCAGTTCCGATTCGCCACATTTGGGGACTCCATGCTGCAGAAGATGAACCTCCTACGACACCAGAGACGGTTCTGTGACGTGACTGTGCGTATCAACCAGCTGGAGGTCCCTGGTCATAAGGTGGTGTTTGCCGCTGGCTCTTCCTTCTTGAGAGACCAGTTCATCCTTCAGCAGGACTCCAAGGAGGTCCAGATCTCCATGATCCAGGAGGCGGAGGTGGGccggcagctgctgctgtcttgCTACACAGGCCAGCTGGAATTTCCAGAGCTAGAGCTTGTGCATTACCTGACAGTGGCCAGCTTCCTTCAAATGGGCCACATTGTGGAGCAGTGCACTCAGGCCCTCAGCAAGTTCATCAAACCGCAGGTGGATGTGGatatgaagagagagaagaaggaggagggttTACCCTTCCAGATCCAGAGAGAGCAGGAGCGCTCTCAGGTACGGACATTCCATcagaaggaggagaagcaggagaaggCTGAGGACGGCAATAGTGGTGACGGTGATGGTGAtgacgacgacgatgatgatgatgacgatgatgacgacgacgacGAGGATGATATCATTATACAGTCTAAGTCCCCTCCCCAGAGTTTGAGCAGACGCCCAAGGCAGGGTGTGGCAGAAAATGACATCACCATAGTAAAAGTGGAGTCTGTGTCTGACGTAGTAGAAAACTCCATCACCTGTCATCTCCCCACCAACCCTCCTGCCGCCCTCCACTCCCCCGAGCCCCAGCATTCGCTCATCAACTCCACTGTGGACAGTCGCAGCAGTGAGATAGCGATTCCTTCTAGCATGGTGGGATACCCAGTCACCCGCCCTCCTCTGTCCCCACCTGCCGAGAAATACAGCCCGTTCCAGAGGAACTACGACAAGCCTCTGCAGTGGTACCACCAGTGCCCAAAGTGTGCTCGGGTTTTCCGCCAGCTGGAGAACTACGCCAACCACCTTAAGATGCACAAGCTCTTCATGTGTCTCTTGTGTGGAAAGACTTTCACGCAGAAAGGCAATCTGCATCGACACATGCGCGTCCACGCTGGCATCAAACCCTTCCAGTGTAAGATCTGCGGCAAGACCTTCACCCAGAAGTGTTCTTTGCTGGATCACCTCAACCTTCACAGTGGGGACAAGCCTCACCGCTGCAACTACTGTGATATGGTGTTTGCTCACAAGCCAGTTCTTCGCAAGCACCTCAAACAGATCCACGGGAAGAACAGCTTTGACAACGCGAACGAAGGCAGCCTGCACGACGGGGGGCTTGACTTTGATTTTGGCCCAATATGA
- the p2rx4b gene encoding P2X purinoceptor 4b, whose protein sequence is MSKTADCCQGCLHYVFDYETPKTLVIPSIRVGCMFRFTQLLVVLYVVGYVCVVQKAYQETDSVISSVTTKVKGFAFTNTSDTDPRFWDVADYVIPPQGDHSFFVMTNMVVTPNQTQSRCPEPPSPSTTCVDDCDCIEGHSDPRGSGIQTGLCVNYSSTVQTCEVLSWCPLEVDTQLPQQALLATAENFTVLIKNSITYPKFNVHRRNILPHINSSYLKRCEFNRRTDPDCPIFRLKHIVSEAGEDFQDMAVKGGILGIIIDWSCDLDWWAGKCYPKYSFRRLDNKHPVNNVAPGYNFRFAKYYKTPDGEETRTLIKAFGIRFDVIVFGTAGKFGIVPTIVNLGAALSFLSLVPIVSDWFMLTCMRKRDLYSKHKVTYLREDADTESMSMATTYGTQ, encoded by the exons ATGAGCAAGACTGCAGACTGCTGCCAGGGCTGTCTGCATTATGTGTTTGACTATGAAACACCCAAAACACTGGTTATTCCAAGCATACGGGTAGGATGTATGTTCAGGTTCACCCAGCTCCTGGTGGTGCTGTATGTGGTGGG gtatgtgtgtgtggtgcagaaGGCCTACCAGGAAACAGACTCTGTCATCAGTAGTGTCACCACCAAAGTGAAAGGTTTTGCCTTCACCAACACATCGGACACGGACCCCCGATTTTGGGATGTGGCTGACTATGTTATCCCTCCTCAG GGCGACCATTCTTTCTTTGTGATGACGAATATGGTTGTCACCCCAAATCAAACTCAGTCACGTTGTCCTGAG CCTCCAAGTCCATCAACGACTTGTGTGGATGATTGTGACTGTATCGAGGGACACAGCGATCCTCGGGGCAGTG GCATACAAACAGGACTGTGTGTCAACTATTCCTCAACTGTCCAGACCTGTGAAGTGCTGTCATGGTGCCCTCTGGAAGTAGACACTCAGCTGCCCCA ACAAGCACTGCTGGCCACAGCAGAGAACTTCACCGTGCTGATCAAAAACAGTATAACATATCCAAAGTTCAATGTTCACAG aagAAACATACTGCCACATATTAACTCCTCATACCTGAAGAGGTGTGAATTCAACCGTAGAACAGACCCTGACTGCCCCATATTCCGCCTCAAACACATAGTTTCAGAGGCTGGAGAAGATTTTCAAGACATGGCGGTGAAG GGTGGCATCCTTGGTATTATTATTGACTGGAGCTGTGACCTAGACTGGTGGGCAGGGAAGTGCTACCCCAAGTACAGCTTCCGCAGGCTGGACAACAAACACCCTGTCAATAATGTGGCCCCTGGATACaacttcag gTTCGCCAAATATTACAAAACCCCAGATGGAGAGGAAACCAGGACCTTAATCAAAGCATTCGGGATCCGGTTTGATGTCATTGTATTTGGAACA GCGGGAAAATTTGGAATTGTACCTACTATAGTGAACTTGGGTGCAGCATTGTCATTCCTCAGTTTG GTTCCCATTGTTTCTGACTGGTTTATGTTGACATGCATGAGGAAAAGAGATCTTTACAGCAAACATAAGGTCACATATCTGCGTGAGGATGCTGACACTGAATCA ATGTCAATGGCCACCACCTATGGAACTCAGTAG
- the gucd1 gene encoding protein GUCD1 has translation MTEDDILLNVPVIRQLYHWDCGLACSRMVLKYLHPVCDEEFQRACWDLKLTESVWTIDLAYLMCHLGIKHCFCTQTLGVDKGFRNQSFYKKHFDTEEDRVNDLFLKAESKGVVVRKCSVTVQEIQSHLAQGHVAIVLVNAVVLTCELCSTPVKYCCFLPVGQKCFCRKPEYQGHFVVVCGFNRTTGSIFYNNPAYSDRVCCTSVSNFEEARRSYGTDEDILFVFKES, from the exons ATGACAG AGGATGACATCCTGCTGAATGTACCTGTCATTCGGCAGCTGTACCACTGGGACTGTGGGTTAGCCTGCTCCAGGATGGTCCTGAA GTACCTCCACCCGGTCTGTGATGAGGAGTTTCAGAGAGCATGCTGGGATCTGAAGCTGACAGAGAGTGTGTGGACTATTGACCTGGCCTACCTCATGTGCCATCTAGGAATCAAACACTGCTTTTGCACACAGACTCTGGGCGTTGATAAGGGTTTCAGGAATCAG TCCTTTTACAAGAAGCATTTTGatacagaggaagacagagtgaATGATCTCTTCCTTAAAGCAGAGAGTAAAGGTGTGGTGGTGAGGAAATG CTCTGTCACTGTTCAAGAAATCCAGTCTCACCTGGCGCAGGGCCACGTTGCCATAGTGCTGGTCAATGCTGTCGTCTTGACATGTGAACTGTGCTCCACACCTGTCAAATATTGTTGTTTCCTGCCCGTGGGTCAGAAGTGTTTCTGCaggaagccagagtaccagggtcactttgTGGTAGTGTGCGGCTTCAACAGGACTACAGGCTCCATTTTCTACAACAACCCTGCATATTCTGACA gGGTGTGCTGCACCAGCGTCAGTAACTTTGAGGAGGCTCGGCGGAGCTATGGGACAGATGAGGATATCCTGTTCGTCTTTAAGGAGAGTTGA
- the upb1 gene encoding beta-ureidopropionase isoform X1, translating into MSSSEFESLEKSLESHLPQAELTEVKRILFGKETQKLDLPSCAVEAASERDFELKGYGFEAAQEQLRPPRRIRVGLIQHRTVLPTDAPILDQINAMHNRVGDMVEVAAMCGVNIVCFQETWTMPFAFCTREKEPWTEFAESAEEGNTTRFCQELAKKYNMVVVSPILEREELHNTLWNTAVVISNSGNVLGKSRKNHIPRIGDFNESTYYMEGDTGHTVFQTQFGKIAVNICYGRHHPLNWFMYSMNGAEIIFNPSATVGALSEPMWPIEARNAAIANHCFTCAINRVGTEYFKSEFTSGDGKKAHHDFGHFYGSSYVAAPDGSRTPGLSRTRDGLLVVEMDLNLNRQISDKWSFKMTGRYAEYAEELTRAVRQDFKPNIVKE; encoded by the exons ATGTCCTCGTCCGAGTTTGAATCTCTGGAGAAATCTCTGGAGTCTCACCTGCCACAGGCCGAGCTTACAGAGGTCAAACGCATCTTATTCGGAAAGGAAACACA GAAGTTGGACCTCCCGTCGTGTGCTGTGGAAGCTGCTTCTGAACGTGACTTTGAGCTGAAGGGTTACGGGTTTGAAGCTGCACAGGAACAGCTGAGGCCCCCCAGGAGGATCCGGGTGGGACTCATACAGCACCGCACTGTTCTGCCTACAGATGCCCCCATCCTGGACCAG ATCAATGCCATGCATAACCGGGTTGGTGACATGGTCGAGGTAGCAGCCATGTGTGGTGTAAACATTGTCTGCTTTCAGGAGACCTGGA CCATGCCCTTTGCCTTCTGCACCCGTGAAAAAGAACCATGGACAGAGTTTGCAGAGTCTGCTGAAGAAGGAAACACCACTCGCTTCTGCCAAGAG CTGGCCAAAAAATACAACATGGTAGTTGTTTCCCCAATTCTGGAGCGAGAGGAGCTGCACAACACTCTGTGGAACACAGCAGTGGTGATCTCCAACTCTGGAAACGTGTTGGGAAAGAGCAGGAAGAACCATATTCCCCGGATCGGAGACTTTAATGAG TCTACATATTATATGGAGGGCGACACTGGTCACACAGTGTTCCAGACACAGTTTGGGAAGATAGCTGTGAATATCTGCTATGGGCGTCATCATCCCCTCAACTGGTTCATGTACAGCATGAATGGAGCTGAGATCATCTTCAACCCCTCTGCTACTGTTGGAGCTCTCAG TGAGCCCATGTGGCCAATAGAGGCCAGGAATGCAGCAATAGCTAACCACTGTTTTACCTGTGCAATCAATCGCGTTGGGACG GAGTATTTCAAGAGTGAATTCACATCTGGTGATGGAAAAAAAG CTCACCATGACTTTGGACACTTCTATGGATCCAGTTATGTAGCTGCTCCTGACGGCAGCCGTACCCCGGGGCTCTCTAGAACCCGTGATGGACTACTGGTGGTAGAAATGGATCTCAACCTGAACAGACAGATCAGTGACAAATGGAGTTTTAAG ATGACTGGGAGATATGCTGAGTACGCAGAGGAGCTTACCAGGGCTGTTAGACAAGACTTTAAACCCAACATAGTGAAGGAGTAG
- the upb1 gene encoding beta-ureidopropionase isoform X2, translated as MSSSEFESLEKSLESHLPQAELTEVKRILFGKETQKLDLPSCAVEAASERDFELKGYGFEAAQEQLRPPRRIRVGLIQHRTVLPTDAPILDQINAMHNRVGDMVEVAAMCGVNIVCFQETWTMPFAFCTREKEPWTEFAESAEEGNTTRFCQELAKKYNMVVVSPILEREELHNTLWNTAVVISNSGNVLGKSRKNHIPRIGDFNESTYYMEGDTGHTVFQTQFGKIAVNICYGRHHPLNWFMYSMNGAEIIFNPSATVGALSEPMWPIEARNAAIANHCFTCAINRVGTEYFKSEFTSGDGKKSSP; from the exons ATGTCCTCGTCCGAGTTTGAATCTCTGGAGAAATCTCTGGAGTCTCACCTGCCACAGGCCGAGCTTACAGAGGTCAAACGCATCTTATTCGGAAAGGAAACACA GAAGTTGGACCTCCCGTCGTGTGCTGTGGAAGCTGCTTCTGAACGTGACTTTGAGCTGAAGGGTTACGGGTTTGAAGCTGCACAGGAACAGCTGAGGCCCCCCAGGAGGATCCGGGTGGGACTCATACAGCACCGCACTGTTCTGCCTACAGATGCCCCCATCCTGGACCAG ATCAATGCCATGCATAACCGGGTTGGTGACATGGTCGAGGTAGCAGCCATGTGTGGTGTAAACATTGTCTGCTTTCAGGAGACCTGGA CCATGCCCTTTGCCTTCTGCACCCGTGAAAAAGAACCATGGACAGAGTTTGCAGAGTCTGCTGAAGAAGGAAACACCACTCGCTTCTGCCAAGAG CTGGCCAAAAAATACAACATGGTAGTTGTTTCCCCAATTCTGGAGCGAGAGGAGCTGCACAACACTCTGTGGAACACAGCAGTGGTGATCTCCAACTCTGGAAACGTGTTGGGAAAGAGCAGGAAGAACCATATTCCCCGGATCGGAGACTTTAATGAG TCTACATATTATATGGAGGGCGACACTGGTCACACAGTGTTCCAGACACAGTTTGGGAAGATAGCTGTGAATATCTGCTATGGGCGTCATCATCCCCTCAACTGGTTCATGTACAGCATGAATGGAGCTGAGATCATCTTCAACCCCTCTGCTACTGTTGGAGCTCTCAG TGAGCCCATGTGGCCAATAGAGGCCAGGAATGCAGCAATAGCTAACCACTGTTTTACCTGTGCAATCAATCGCGTTGGGACG GAGTATTTCAAGAGTGAATTCACATCTGGTGATGGAAAAAAA AGCTCACCATGA